The Buttiauxella selenatireducens genome has a window encoding:
- a CDS encoding DUF4384 domain-containing protein, with amino-acid sequence MAFVKKTVLSSIVCLVLNGCNTSPRGEIPFFETSLVENQSLMKPVRSISNFDDSLSCMDKLLLKNNVPSTYITSKLIPDASGKVFVSVKDMIVTSLSKMSRSSHAFEFVDFETDPLKQDTVQNITTLLLNSGDMHIPKPKLYVSGAITSMDQNVMTKGTGLGIASDDFELGMTSDLIATNFSLELHLGDFDTRTILPGIESANELAIAGKGDALDGGGRISKAGTQFSLSAAYSQGVGPATRALVDLGMIEVIGKWAEVPYWQCLSLDQTHPEFQREMHDWYREMSSSQQIEFFANALHSGGYLSTRETEGLSQELKQAILTFQKDEGIVITGIPNFETYEKIMRHYVTIDNNGRFKSIGWDDSEKRNKDNDNIWPDSKTNETNPLMINVELQPERKEYSVNENIAFSVQVNREAWLYCYYKNSNGVLTKIYPSVFQSAPKVDASRLHTIPPNNNADLFALTMSKPGQESVLCAATAQKLAEEKIPDLFKTDFTSVNAAFDNISLQNTLKGLSTGEITFGTVNWTVK; translated from the coding sequence ATGGCATTTGTAAAAAAAACAGTTCTTTCATCCATTGTTTGCCTCGTATTAAATGGTTGTAATACTTCGCCTCGCGGGGAGATTCCTTTTTTTGAAACTTCCCTGGTAGAAAATCAATCATTAATGAAACCTGTGCGCTCAATTTCAAATTTTGACGACAGTCTTTCTTGTATGGATAAACTTTTACTGAAGAACAATGTGCCGTCTACCTACATCACCAGTAAGTTAATTCCTGATGCTTCAGGAAAGGTATTTGTTTCAGTAAAAGATATGATTGTGACATCACTTTCTAAAATGTCCCGCTCGAGCCATGCTTTCGAATTTGTGGATTTTGAAACAGATCCATTAAAACAAGATACCGTGCAAAACATTACGACCTTGCTACTCAATAGTGGCGATATGCATATTCCTAAACCGAAGTTGTATGTTTCAGGCGCAATAACGAGCATGGACCAGAACGTGATGACTAAGGGAACCGGTCTGGGTATTGCAAGCGACGATTTCGAGTTAGGCATGACAAGCGATTTAATTGCGACTAATTTCAGCCTTGAACTCCATCTTGGTGATTTTGATACCCGAACGATTCTTCCTGGTATTGAGTCCGCGAATGAACTGGCGATTGCTGGAAAAGGAGATGCACTGGATGGTGGTGGCAGAATCAGTAAAGCGGGCACTCAATTTAGCCTGAGCGCAGCTTATAGTCAGGGGGTTGGACCAGCAACGCGTGCATTGGTTGACTTAGGAATGATAGAAGTCATTGGCAAATGGGCAGAAGTTCCTTATTGGCAGTGCTTATCTTTGGATCAGACACATCCAGAGTTTCAGCGTGAAATGCACGACTGGTACAGGGAGATGAGCTCCTCCCAGCAAATTGAATTTTTTGCCAATGCTCTGCATTCCGGTGGGTATCTTTCCACTCGTGAAACGGAAGGCTTATCTCAGGAACTTAAACAAGCTATTCTGACTTTCCAAAAAGATGAAGGTATTGTGATTACTGGAATACCTAATTTTGAAACCTATGAAAAAATAATGCGCCATTACGTTACCATTGATAATAATGGTCGTTTTAAAAGCATTGGTTGGGATGATTCAGAAAAACGCAACAAGGATAACGACAATATTTGGCCAGATTCAAAGACTAATGAAACTAACCCCTTAATGATAAATGTAGAGCTTCAGCCAGAAAGAAAAGAGTATTCAGTAAATGAAAACATTGCATTCTCTGTGCAGGTAAATAGAGAAGCCTGGTTGTACTGCTATTATAAGAATAGTAATGGGGTGTTAACTAAAATTTATCCTTCAGTTTTCCAGTCTGCACCAAAGGTTGATGCCTCTCGTTTACATACAATTCCGCCAAATAATAATGCGGATTTGTTTGCGTTGACCATGTCTAAACCGGGGCAAGAATCCGTGCTTTGCGCAGCAACAGCACAGAAACTTGCAGAAGAAAAGATACCCGATCTGTTTAAAACCGATTTCACTTCGGTTAACGCAGCATTTGATAATATCTCTTTGCAAAACACCCTTAAAGGTTTAAGCACTGGGGAAATTACATTTGGTACAGTTAACTGGACGGTTAAATAA